CTACACCCGCATCGTCAAGCTGGAGAACCGTTCCGGTGACAACGCTCCAATGTCGCAGATCTCCCTCGTTCTTGAGGAGACTGTGTCCACTGAGGCTACCCGCGCTACCCGCGCAGCTGCTTCCAAGCAGGCAGAGGAAGCCAAGGCTGAGGAGACCGAAGTTGAAGCAACCGAGGCTGAGGTCGAAGAGACCGAGGTAAAGGAAGCCGAAGCAGAGGAGACCGAGGAGAAGTAAATTTTCCTCCCCGTCTCATACCGCCCCGCACTGCATTGTGCGGGGCGGCTCTGTCTTTTCGGTCACAAGATTTCCGCAGAAAATACCCGGAGGGGTACCATTTGTAGTGGTATCAACAAACTCAGAAAGGAACCGGAATGACCCCCAATGAATCTGGCCTTGACCGTGGCATCCGTGCCGTCATCGCAGTAGCTGCAGGCATCTCAGCATTTACTCTGACCGAGCCGGGCAAGCCACTTGGAATTATTCTCATCATCGTTGCAGTCCTGATGGCTGTGACCGCGGCAATCGGCTTCTGCCCGCTGTACAAACTCCTTGGCGTTAGCACCACCAAGTAAAAGCCCTGGGTACGCGGGGTTGGTAATCTATTTGCATCATGAGCGATGCCACCCCGCCCCAACACGTCCGACTTCGGGTCGATCTTGCATACGACGGCACCGACTTTCACGGTTGGGCCCGCCAGAAGGCAACTCCAGAAGGCCCAGTACGCACAGTCCAAGAGACCGTCGAAGCCGCATTAACGACGATAATGCGTACCCCCGTCCACCTCACCGTGGCAGGGCGCACCGACGCGGGTGTTCACGCGAGTGGCCAGGTTGCCCACTGTGATATCCCTGCGACGGCCCTTGATCAGCGCTCCATCGACGGCGACCCACAACGGTTAGTCCGCCGCCTGAGCAAATTTCTCCCGGAGGATATCCGCATCCAAAGCGTCGACTTCGCGCCGGAGGGATTTGATGCGCGTTTTTCGGCGCTCACCCGTACCTATGTTTACCGAGTGACCACGCATCCAGGAGGAGCACTGCCTACTCGCGTGCGCGATACTGCTACGTGGATGAAGCCGGTAGATGTCAACCTTATGCAGGAAGTCGCTTTGGGACTCGTCGGTTTGCACGATTTTGCGGCCTTCTGCCGCCCGCGTCCGCACTCCACCACCATCCGTGAGCTGCAATCATTCGTGTGGAGGGATTCGTCGACAAGCGAAGAGCCTCAGCTGTACGAGGCCGATGTCATTGCCGATGCCTTTTGCTGGAACATGGTGCGAGCGCTCGTCGGCGCCTGCCTGGCGGTAGGGGAAGGACGCAGGGATTACCCTTGGGCCAAGCTTCTCCTGCAACAGGAGCAACGGAGTTCGGACGTTCCGCTCGCGCCTGCTAGAGGCTTGACCCTGAGGGGCGTATCGTATCCACCTGATGAGGAATTGGCTTCCCGCAACGCGGTAACGCGTGACAAGCGGGAGAGCTCCGAAGTTGCGTCACAGAATAACGAAAGCAGGGAAGCATGAGCATAGTGATCGCTATCGCTGTCCTTATCTTGCCCGGATTTTTCGTGGCCTGGCTTTCTGGCGTGAAAGGGCCTGCTGCAATTGCCAGTGCGATACCTGTGACCTTTGGCATCGCGGGCTTTGCAGCATGGATGTGGGGGACAACTTCACAGCGATTCAACTTGGTGACGTTCCTGATAACCTGGCTTATCATCTTGGCTCTTGCGGCTGTGTGGCGCTGGGCTTTCGCACTAGTGGCGCGCCGTCGTGGTGCGCAGACCTGGTGGGATGCGTTTAACCCAGGGGAGGCTCGGAAAGGCAGTTTTCTCGATCCGTTCTGGATTTTGCCCGGCGCGGGCGTGATCACTGGTGCTTGGCTGTTCATTTCCAAGCAGATGCAATGGCTAGAAGAAGCACCTCATGGGCTCAACAACATCTTCCAAGGTTGGGACGTGCAATGGCATGCGAACAGCGTGCGCTTTATCATGGAAGAGGGCATTGCATCGCCAACGCGCATGGGTGAGCTGCAGAGCATCGAAACGAACGCGACGCTGTTGTACCCCTCGGCTTTCCACGCCCTGACCGCGCTGTTCGCTGAGGCCGCCAACCTAGATCCGATTCCAGCGCTGAACATCATGAGCATCGTTGCGCCGGGGCTCGCCCTGCCGCTGAGCGTCGCCTGCCTCGCATGGGTATTCGTGGGCAACCGCGGCATGGTGTTTCAGATCGGTGCCGGGATCGCTGCGATCGCAGTGTACATGTCGCCAGTGATCGTGTGGATTACCAATTACGTCGGCGCGTGGCCGTATATGGTTGCCGTCGGGATCACCGGCATGGTCATTGCGCAGTTTGTCGGCGTGGTACACCATCACGCGGCAGCCATATCGGCGATGCTGGGGCTACTTGGCGTGGTGCAGCTTCATCCGGCGGCCATCACTATTGTGGCGATTCCCGTGGCGCTGTACTGGTTGCTGTACTTGCTTTTCGCTCCGGTGCAAAACCGGATTAAGGATTTCCTCTGGCTAGCGTTGCCGGCCGTCGCGGGCATCGCGGCCTACGCTCCGCAGTTGCTCGCCGGCTCGGCGCAGACGGAGGAAGTTCAATCCTTTACAGGCGACGAGTCTGAGTCCTTGTCCGCCGCGTGGAATACGACGCTCACAATGCATACGCGCCACGTTGACGACTTCTTCTTAGACTATGACCCGACGGTCCTGCTAGCCCTTGCTGCCGTTGGCGGTCTGTTTGTCATCCTGTGGCGCCGTCAGGTGTGGGCCGGCGTGTTCTACATTTTGTCGGTGCTTTTCTCTGTCAACGCACTTCATTCTTTCGACGGCACAGTGGGCGAGGTCCTAGCGCTCGTCGGTTCGCTGCACTACAACATGGCGCACCGACTGATCATCGGCGTGGCCATGATTGTGGTTGCCGCAGCCGGGATTGGTGTGGCCGTGCTCATCCGTCTGCTCACCCTCGCGCCCGTAGCTTCACGCCGGGACACTCCGGCATGGGTGCGCTCCACTAGCGCCGTCGCTGCGATCGTAGCGATTTTCGTCGGCTGGGGAGCGACGTGGTGGGTCACAGACACCATTGACAAGGGTGCCAAGCTGTCGTTCTATGCAGCTCGAGACGACCATCGCATGGTCAATGACAATGACCGTGCTGCTTACGACTGGCTGGCGACACAGCCCGCGGCTTTCGACGGCCTCATCATGGGCGAACCTTCCGACGGCTACTCGTGGGCGTACGCGTACAACGGGTTGCCGACGGCGGCGCGCCACTACCTCTGGCCAACGGGTGGGCGCGGATCCAATTTTGACAAGATTTACTGGCAGGCGAACCTGCTCGGCGAGGGTCGCTTGGGAGACCCAAACGCCAAGAACGACGTTGACATCGCCGCCGAAGAGCTCGGAGTGAATTTCTATCTCCTGAGTCCGTGGAACTTTTGGGCAGAGCAACAGCCCCGCTGGGAGATGCTGCATGGATTGTGGACCGCTGACGGCGCCACACCCGTGTACAAGCGCGGCAACACCGTGATCTTCGCGGTCGATGCCGAGTTCACACCAGGCGAACTCAACAAGATGCGCCGTGACGCGATCAAGGCCGGCTCTGATCCATTGCCCGCAGAGCTTGCCGACGACCAGCCCACCCCTTAATCTGAAAGTCGATGCTGCAGGAGGGGCCTGCAGTGGCACTGATTCGGGGGAATCTCATGGCTGGCAAACTCTTGCCGACCACGCGCGCGCAGGTTTCGGGGCATAAGTTTCTGCGCAGGCGTGTGGAACACGGTCTCATCTTCGGCGATATCCGTATGATCCACGACCCGTTGGCATCGCGTCGAAGAGCCGCCGTCCTCGGACTCGTCGCTACGGTTCTCATCGCAGCGGTAGCAGGACTTCTTGCTTGGCTGAATCCCAACGCCGATCCGGGTGACGCGCCAGTAGTGCGATCCTCGCAGGGTGCCTTGTTCGTCCGCGTCGACGGCACCCTACATCCGGTGACCAACTTGGCTTCCGCCCGCCTTGTCGCGGGCGCCCCAGAGATTCCCGCCCGCATTGGCGACGAGACCCTGGCCAACACCGCGCGCGGCGTGCCCGTCGGGATAGATACCGCCCCACAGTTCTTTGCCGGAGAATATTCTGCATCCGCTGCGTGGGCAGTCTGCCAAGTGGATGAGAAAATTACCGTCTTTGCGGGGCCGAAAGTTGCAGTGCTTGGCGACGACCACGGCATCGTCGCGAGAGTTGATGACGCAGAATGGCTGGTGACGGCGACCGGGCGGGCTGTTTTGCCAAGTGCAACAGATCCCGAGGGGCGAGCGATTCGTCGCGCGCTGGGAATTACTCCTGAAACCCCACGGTGGGAACCTGCCGGGGCGGTGCTCAGCGTGCTGCACGAACGTCCTCCCATCGCGCTGCCACAGCCGGTGCCAGAAGTTCTCAAAACACCAAACGGCTCGTGGGCGCTGTACCCCAGCGGCGGGGTGCAAGCACTCACGGATGCCCAGTCTGATGTTCTGGTCGCCGCCGGGGCAGGGCAACGAGAAGTCAGCGGTGGGGAACTGGCCGCGTACCCCGATGCACGTGACCAGGGGCCCTTAACTCTTCCTGAAACCATTCCGCAGTTCATTGACCCTGGAGCGGAGGAAGTGTGTGCTACCTCGGAGGGGTTCGGGGCGGTGGGGTCGTCGACAAGCGCGGAGATGGAGCTGTCGGGGGACTCGGTGGCGACACACCTGCGGGGGCTTGCCGATGGGGCGGTAGGCGTGGACACCGGACACGGGTTTCATGTGGTTTCTGAGTCGGGAATCCGCCACGAGGTAACCGGTTCGGACACCTTTCAAGTACTCGGTGTGCAGCGGGTGGATGCGGTGGCGTGGCCTTTGTTGCGCTTGCTTCCGGAGGGGCCGGCGCTGACGCACGATGCCGCGCTGAAGGCCACCTATTAGTACTGTGTAAAGCTTTACTGGCGCTCGCGGCTGAGACGAGGGTCGCAAAAGTGGACGTTGGTTTCATGCGAAATGCAAGGTCAATTGTTGGGCTGCCCAAAAGTTGTGTAGGCAGTGTGTATCTCCCCTTCGGATTTAAGTCCCGCACCGTGACGTAAATCTCGTTAGAGTGGCATGGTATGAGCGTTTCTCAGGGCGTAATTAATGTGGTAGGGAAGGCAACAAATTCCCTAGGCGGCCTGGTGCAACGGCGTAGCGTCGATGCGGAGAAGATCCAGCCAGTTGGGTGGATGAAGCACGATGAGGGCGTACGTACACTGACCGAGAGCTTCCAGGCAGCGGGGCCGAGTCAGCGAGTGAGGCTGGCAAAGAAGACCTCGAATCTGTTCCGAGGCCGCAAAGATGGATCGGCTGGGCTGGATGTCAGTGGACTCAACGGTGTTATCGAAATTGACCCAGTGGCGAAGACTGCGGACGTGCAGGGGATGTGCACCTATGAGGATCTGGTGGACGCAACGCTTCCGCACCGCCTCGCGCCTTTTGTCATCCCGCAATTGAAGACCATCACCCTTGGCGGGGCGGTGACTGGCATGGGGGTTGAGTCGACATCTTTTCGCAATGGACTGCCGCACGAATCCGTGCTGGAGATGGACATCTTGACCGGTACGGGCGAGATTGTCACAGCGTCGCGCACACACAACGTCGACCTATTTCGCGCGTTCCCCAACTCTTATGGATCGCTGGGCTACGCGGTCCGTCTCAAGATCGAGCTTGAGCAGGTCAATGACTTCATCGAGCTAAGTAACGTGCGATTCCACAGCCTGGCAGACTTCCAGGACACACTGGCAGAGGTCGCGCGCTCGGGTGAGTACGAAGGCCAAGCGGTGCACGGTCTGGACGGTGTAGCTTTTGCGCCTGACGAGGCATACCTGACTATCGCCCGCGCCACGGATGACCCAGGCCCGACCTCGGATTACACCCGCGAGCGTGTGTTCTATCGGTCGCTGCACCACCCAGAGGGGACAACCTACGACAGGTTGACAATCCGCGACTACATCTGGCGCTGGGACACCGACTGGTTCTGGTGCTCCCGCGCCTTTGGCGCACAAAATCCAACATTGCGTGCTTTGTGGCCGCGTGAGTTTCGACGTAGTTCCTTTTACTGGAAGCTCATCGGCATTGACCGCAAATTCGACGTTGAGCACAATCTGCTCAACCGCCCGAAAGGGCTGCCACACCGCGAGCGCGTTGTCCAAGACATCGAGGTCACCGTGGATAAAGTCGCGGATTGGCTCGAGTGGTTCTTCTCCGCATGTGACATTCAGCCGCTGTGGCTGTGTCCGATCCGCCTGCGCAAAGGTTCGGAGGAACTGGTAGGCACTGGCGATGTCACTCGCGACGCCACCGCACCGTGGCCACTATATCCCCTCACGCCGGACACAACCTGGATCAACGTGGGATTTTGGTCTGCGGTCGCAGGCTATCACGTGTCGCCCGACGCCGAGCCCGGCGCGTTTAACCGGGTGATTGAGAAGAAAGTGTCTGAACTTGGTGGACATAAGTCTTTGTACTCCGAGGCGTTCTACTCCCGCGAAGAGTTCGAGCAGCTCTACGGCGGAAACTTGCCGGATGAAATGAAGAAGATCTACGACCCAAAGGGGCGATTCCCTGGGTTGTACGAAAAGACTGTCACCGGCGCCTAACAACTACATATTGCTGATCCGAAAGACGAGGAAAGATGACATCCCCCTTTGTTCCAATGACGGTCGGCGAAATCGTCGACGCATTCGTGGAAGGCGACAACCCCTTCTACTGGAAAGCTTTTGACGGTTCCACCGCTGGTCCCGAAGATGCCAAGTACACGGTGAGCATCAACTCCCCAGAGGGGCTGAGCTACGTAGTAACTGCACCTGGTGATGTGGGGCTGGCTCGCGCGTGGGTCACAGAAGGATTGAGCGTGGAAGGCGAGCACCTAGCTCACCCCTATGGCATTTTCGACGCGCTGCGTGAGTTGTACCGGAAGTTCCGTAAGCCGGACTTCCGCACCATGGCGCGCATCATGCGGTCCCTCGGGTCGATGGGGGCGATCCAGATTCAACCTGTCCCCGACGTGGAGCGCGCTAGCTGGATCGAGCGCACGCTGCGCCAAGGCTTGTCCAAGCACTCGAAGCAGCGCGACGCGGATGTCATCTCGGATCACTATGACGTGGGCAACGACTTCTACGAGCTCTTCCTTGGCGATTCGATGACGTACACCTGCGCGGT
The Corynebacterium breve genome window above contains:
- a CDS encoding DUF6541 family protein, coding for MSIVIAIAVLILPGFFVAWLSGVKGPAAIASAIPVTFGIAGFAAWMWGTTSQRFNLVTFLITWLIILALAAVWRWAFALVARRRGAQTWWDAFNPGEARKGSFLDPFWILPGAGVITGAWLFISKQMQWLEEAPHGLNNIFQGWDVQWHANSVRFIMEEGIASPTRMGELQSIETNATLLYPSAFHALTALFAEAANLDPIPALNIMSIVAPGLALPLSVACLAWVFVGNRGMVFQIGAGIAAIAVYMSPVIVWITNYVGAWPYMVAVGITGMVIAQFVGVVHHHAAAISAMLGLLGVVQLHPAAITIVAIPVALYWLLYLLFAPVQNRIKDFLWLALPAVAGIAAYAPQLLAGSAQTEEVQSFTGDESESLSAAWNTTLTMHTRHVDDFFLDYDPTVLLALAAVGGLFVILWRRQVWAGVFYILSVLFSVNALHSFDGTVGEVLALVGSLHYNMAHRLIIGVAMIVVAAAGIGVAVLIRLLTLAPVASRRDTPAWVRSTSAVAAIVAIFVGWGATWWVTDTIDKGAKLSFYAARDDHRMVNDNDRAAYDWLATQPAAFDGLIMGEPSDGYSWAYAYNGLPTAARHYLWPTGGRGSNFDKIYWQANLLGEGRLGDPNAKNDVDIAAEELGVNFYLLSPWNFWAEQQPRWEMLHGLWTADGATPVYKRGNTVIFAVDAEFTPGELNKMRRDAIKAGSDPLPAELADDQPTP
- the truA gene encoding tRNA pseudouridine(38-40) synthase TruA encodes the protein MSDATPPQHVRLRVDLAYDGTDFHGWARQKATPEGPVRTVQETVEAALTTIMRTPVHLTVAGRTDAGVHASGQVAHCDIPATALDQRSIDGDPQRLVRRLSKFLPEDIRIQSVDFAPEGFDARFSALTRTYVYRVTTHPGGALPTRVRDTATWMKPVDVNLMQEVALGLVGLHDFAAFCRPRPHSTTIRELQSFVWRDSSTSEEPQLYEADVIADAFCWNMVRALVGACLAVGEGRRDYPWAKLLLQQEQRSSDVPLAPARGLTLRGVSYPPDEELASRNAVTRDKRESSEVASQNNESREA
- a CDS encoding FAD-binding oxidoreductase gives rise to the protein MSVSQGVINVVGKATNSLGGLVQRRSVDAEKIQPVGWMKHDEGVRTLTESFQAAGPSQRVRLAKKTSNLFRGRKDGSAGLDVSGLNGVIEIDPVAKTADVQGMCTYEDLVDATLPHRLAPFVIPQLKTITLGGAVTGMGVESTSFRNGLPHESVLEMDILTGTGEIVTASRTHNVDLFRAFPNSYGSLGYAVRLKIELEQVNDFIELSNVRFHSLADFQDTLAEVARSGEYEGQAVHGLDGVAFAPDEAYLTIARATDDPGPTSDYTRERVFYRSLHHPEGTTYDRLTIRDYIWRWDTDWFWCSRAFGAQNPTLRALWPREFRRSSFYWKLIGIDRKFDVEHNLLNRPKGLPHRERVVQDIEVTVDKVADWLEWFFSACDIQPLWLCPIRLRKGSEELVGTGDVTRDATAPWPLYPLTPDTTWINVGFWSAVAGYHVSPDAEPGAFNRVIEKKVSELGGHKSLYSEAFYSREEFEQLYGGNLPDEMKKIYDPKGRFPGLYEKTVTGA
- the eccB gene encoding type VII secretion protein EccB, with the translated sequence MAGKLLPTTRAQVSGHKFLRRRVEHGLIFGDIRMIHDPLASRRRAAVLGLVATVLIAAVAGLLAWLNPNADPGDAPVVRSSQGALFVRVDGTLHPVTNLASARLVAGAPEIPARIGDETLANTARGVPVGIDTAPQFFAGEYSASAAWAVCQVDEKITVFAGPKVAVLGDDHGIVARVDDAEWLVTATGRAVLPSATDPEGRAIRRALGITPETPRWEPAGAVLSVLHERPPIALPQPVPEVLKTPNGSWALYPSGGVQALTDAQSDVLVAAGAGQREVSGGELAAYPDARDQGPLTLPETIPQFIDPGAEEVCATSEGFGAVGSSTSAEMELSGDSVATHLRGLADGAVGVDTGHGFHVVSESGIRHEVTGSDTFQVLGVQRVDAVAWPLLRLLPEGPALTHDAALKATY
- a CDS encoding YgaP family membrane protein; translation: MTPNESGLDRGIRAVIAVAAGISAFTLTEPGKPLGIILIIVAVLMAVTAAIGFCPLYKLLGVSTTK